In Zingiber officinale cultivar Zhangliang chromosome 11B, Zo_v1.1, whole genome shotgun sequence, a single window of DNA contains:
- the LOC122034528 gene encoding uncharacterized protein LOC122034528 encodes MSSGGQSSRLIDELCAMFAPLLHAPRLTVPPVDVPTRPRTPRRCPPVRISPTGFALRLLGASLALMICGSFIFFIGFMLMPWILGLLFVFYFAGILSYLPGIGKAILFPKRDSSSPKEMSGSVFSKPPTV; translated from the exons ATGTCGAGCGGCGGCCAGTCGTCTCGACTCATCGACGAGCTCTGTGCCATGTTCGCCCCCCTCCTGCACGCTCCCCGCCTCACCGTGCCTCCCGTCGACGTGCCCACCCGGCCCCGGACGCCGAGGCGGTGCCCGCCAGTCCGGATCTCGCCCACGGGGTTCGCCTTGCGCCTCCTCGGTGCGTCCCTCGCGCTTATGATCTGCggctccttcatcttcttcatcgggTTCATGTTGATGCCCTGGATCTTGGGTCTCCTCTTTGTGTTCTACTTCGCCGGGATCTTATCGTACTTGCCCGGAATTGGGAAAGCCATACTTTTCCCCAAACGTGACTCCTCTAGCCCCAAGGAGATGTCAG GGTCAGTGTTTTCTAAACCTCCGACTGTTTGA